The DNA segment CGGCATAGTACGGCGGGTGACTGATCTCGCCGAGGTTGGGATTGGGCTTGTTGGTCGGGTCGCCGTAGTACCTGTCGTAGGCGCTTTCGCCGCGGTGGTAGTCCTCGTCAACGCCTGAACGAGCAAACATGTTGAACCGCTTCACAGTCGAGTCGAATTCGTCGGCCGGCAGGCCAGCCTTGGCGGCCAGCTCCTCAAGTGTGTCGGCCTGGACGATTACGCCAGATTCCATCCATTTGCGCGGAATGCGTTGCCCTGGTTGTAGTCCCGCGAAGATGTAGCGCTCTCGATATCGCTGGTCGAACACCAGCCATGCCGGAATGTTTTCGCCCGGCCCGGGGCCCTGGCCGTGTTCTCCGCCGTACATGCGGTGGCAGGCTTCGACGTAGGGCATCGATTCGTTCATGAAACGCCTGCCCGACATGTTGACGATGATTGACCCCGGCGAATTGCGCTCGGACAGCGCGAACCACGGCGCGCCCACCAGCGGCACCGTCGGGCCCCACCAGGCATCCTCCATCAGATCCAGCGCGGCGCCCAGCTTTTCGCTGGCGATGATGCCGTCACCGGTATTGGCCACCGCGCCCACGGTCCACTCGGTGGTGATCGGGGCGCGCTGGTATTTCACCCGCATCTGCTCGTTGTGTTCGAATCCGCCGCAGGCGAGGATTACGCCTCGTCTGGCCCGGATCAGGTGCGGTTCAACCGATTCCGAGACGTTGGTGTCACGGACATAGACCCCGCGCACGACGCCGTCCTCGACGTAGAGGTCGGTGAGCGCGGTGTTCAGCAGCACCGGGACACCGGCCCGCTGCAGCCCGATCCGCAGCGGGCCGATCAGGGCTCGGCCCATTCCGACCAGGTTTTTGCCGGTTGCCTTTGCCCACATCGTGCGGGCGCCGACCCTCAGGCTGCGCAGCACACCCCGCGGGTGCCGCCTGAGCTGATTCAGGCGCACGTAATCTTGTTGCATCACGACCACATTGAGTGGAACCTTGCCATAAGGTGGTTCCAGCCCGGCCTCGTCGGGACCGAGCTTGCGGGCGTTGAACGGCTTGGGCTCGATCGAACGGCCGCCGGCGCGGCCGCCGGGCGCCTCCGGGTAGTAGTCGGAATAACCCGGCACCCAGCACATCTTCAGCGGCGTGTGCTTCAGCACGAACGACAGCATTTCGGGCCCGCGGTCGAGGTAGGCGTCGATGCGCTCGGGCTCGACGCCGCTGGTCGAGGGGTCGACGATGCCGTGCAGATAGGTGCGCGCCGCCTCGGGGGTGTCGCGCACCCCGGCGCGCTGGAGGACCTCGTTGTTGGGGATCCAGACGCCGCCGCCCGAGCGGGCGGTGGAGCCGCCGTAGTGCGGCGCCTTCTCGACGACTACTGTCGAAAGACCTTGGTGTGCGGCGGTAAGGGCAGCGACCATGCCGGCGCCGCCGCTCCCGACCACGACGACGTCGTAGCCCTGTGCTGTCATGTAGAACACGTTATAGAATTGCCCGGGCTAGCCGCTACC comes from the Mycobacterium shinjukuense genome and includes:
- the kstD gene encoding 3-oxosteroid 1-dehydrogenase, which encodes MTAQGYDVVVVGSGGAGMVAALTAAHQGLSTVVVEKAPHYGGSTARSGGGVWIPNNEVLQRAGVRDTPEAARTYLHGIVDPSTSGVEPERIDAYLDRGPEMLSFVLKHTPLKMCWVPGYSDYYPEAPGGRAGGRSIEPKPFNARKLGPDEAGLEPPYGKVPLNVVVMQQDYVRLNQLRRHPRGVLRSLRVGARTMWAKATGKNLVGMGRALIGPLRIGLQRAGVPVLLNTALTDLYVEDGVVRGVYVRDTNVSESVEPHLIRARRGVILACGGFEHNEQMRVKYQRAPITTEWTVGAVANTGDGIIASEKLGAALDLMEDAWWGPTVPLVGAPWFALSERNSPGSIIVNMSGRRFMNESMPYVEACHRMYGGEHGQGPGPGENIPAWLVFDQRYRERYIFAGLQPGQRIPRKWMESGVIVQADTLEELAAKAGLPADEFDSTVKRFNMFARSGVDEDYHRGESAYDRYYGDPTNKPNPNLGEISHPPYYAAKMVPGDLGTKGGIRTDIHGRALRDDGSIIEGLYAAGNVSAPVMGHTYPGPGGTIGPAMTFGYLAALHIAGQA